One window of the Rhinoraja longicauda isolate Sanriku21f chromosome 2, sRhiLon1.1, whole genome shotgun sequence genome contains the following:
- the macc1 gene encoding metastasis-associated in colon cancer protein 1 yields the protein MAVKTHSPRHARSRSEGTLIDLDENPSNTHVFLKDNNSYGLEPDLLQEWDKLIFDPPNHAVSQSTNPFWNGLSGSNPFLDDITKESECKIVNPSPTLNENPLLLFENQYAESIGSSADGLDIDHLIYIGRPFAKQHGRWKSASDILDFSNKEVVPQNNRPVSQFMAPNLESFQNDREAYKTAWLNHRQLTRSCLDLDNVSQNPGWGQTQAVETHIVCKMDHKGGSLHLPESDVSVHIPEGHVQPGEIQEVAIKSLIEPPQVLNNDLCTTIGPLLELKLSNFNTKDFISLEMKVTAEVKTDPMSQVMTETLCFCSDAKEGPFEKVHNIYIYKNVMQVKLENLSPCMYVVPAIEAKALQPPAMTVWDYLNKSITIGIYGPKHIHPVFTAVCAIFCHNEIPQRFTDVKKNNRNLPPVVLQLWGKHQFILERPQDLQFLIVPADTKYEIQESDQNKQINKSLLTMGRTFRQPFSLTMSKSGEIHSFQLGIQVKGANQDVITQFSVQTPMPTAKSNVKRRYQKRKESLTPISSNETSSVKYRIFKEREINIIKYGVALKPVLRQPKIEYLLEYFKGDTIALLGLDKVKVIGQTRTKEWYVGFLRGKVGLVHCKNVKVISKEQVMDFTDVKVTTKMLLDQVTIPIKKLTYMYSSVRAIVTDNISSWKPFAEVVGYSDLPLDKITRSPAESESERVACILEKLKEDCHATGNKIKRKFLHEIIVGLLKLDCQGIVVRIVQDVVMLSTAVELSVRWRELAEKLAKLPKQQIDAYEAPHRTRSGEIGHEIMWKPAYDFLYTWSIQFGDGYRDVLQELQNALDKMKNPITRHWRHLTGVLILVNCMDILRAAAFPRNEEE from the exons ATGGCTGTCAAAACACATTCTCCCAGACATGCACGCAGCAGGTCAGAAGGAACACTGATTGACCTGGATGAAAACCCATCAAATACTCACGTATTTTTAAAAG ATAACAACAGTTATGGACTAGAGCCTGATCTACTGCAAGAATGGGATAAGCTAATATTTGACCCTCCTAACCATGCTGTTTCTCAGAGCACAAACCCATTTTGGAATGgtctgtcaggatctaacccatttttggatgacattaccaaagaAAGTGAATGTAAAATAGTAAACCCGTCGCCTACATTAAATGAGAATCCACTATTACTGTTTGAAAATCAGTATGCAGagtccattggctcctcagctgATGGATTGGACATTGACCACCTAATCTATATTGGAAGACCATTTGCAAAGCAGCATGGAAGGTGGAAAAGTGCATCGGATATTTTGGATTTTTCAAACAAAGAAGTTGTTCCTCAGAATAATCGTCCAGTGAGCCAATTTATGGCTCCAAACTTGGAATCTTTTCAAAATGACAGAGAAGCTTACAAAACGGCATGGTTAAACCACAGACAATTAACTAGATCGTGCCTTGATTTGGATAATGTAAGTCAAAATCCTGGATGGGGGCAGACCCAGGCTGTTGAAACGCATATCGTCTGTAAGATGGACCATAAAGGGGGATCGCTTCATTTGCCTGAATCGGACGTAAGTGTCCATATACCTGAAGGTCATGTTCAACCTGGTGAAATCCAGGAGGTGGCTATTAAGTCATTGATTGAACCACCTCAGGTGCTTAATAATGATCTTTGTACTACTATTGGTCCACTTCTGGAGCTAAAACTGAGCAATTTCAACACCAAAGATTTTATCTCTTTGGAGATGAAAGTCACAGCTGAGGTGAAAACTGATCCTATGAGTCAAGTTATGACTGAAACTCTATGCTTCTGTAGTGATGCTAAAGAGGGCCCTTTTGAGAAGGTGCATAATATCTATATATACAAAAATGTTATGCAAGTAAAACTGGAAAATCTGAGTCCTTGTATGTATGTTGTTCCAGCAATTGAAGCAAAAGCTCTTCAGCCTCCAGCAATGACAGTCTGGGATTATCTGAACAAGTCGATTACTATTGGAATTTACGGCCCCAAACACATTCATCCAGTTTTTACCGCAGTTTGCGCAATCTTTTGTCACAATGAAATCCCGCAGAGATTTACAGATGTGAAGAAAAACAATAGAAATTTGCCACCGGTTGTTCTTCAACTTTGGGGAAAGCATCAATTTATTTTAGAGAGGCCACAAGATCTTCAATTTTTAATTGTTCCCGCTGACACAAAGTATGAAATACAGGAAAGTGATCAGAACAAGCAAATTAACAAATCCTTGTTAACAATGGGTAGGACATTTCGACAACCGTTTTCATTGACTATGTCTAAATCTGGAGAAATTCATTCATTTCAACTTGGGATTCAGGTTAAAGGTGCCAACCAGGATGTAATAACACAATTCAGTGTCCAGACACCCATGCCAACAGCTAAGTCAAATGTGAAAAGACGATATCAAAAACGCAAGGAATCGCTAACACCTATCTCTTCGAATGAAACATCATCTGTGAAGTATCGCATATTTAAGGAGAGAGAGATTAATATTATCAAGTATGGAGTGGCACTGAAACCTGTGCTCAGACAACCAAAGATTGAATACTTATTAGAATATTTTAAAGGGGACACTATTGCACTTCTAGGATTGGACAAAGTCAAAGTAATAGGTCAAACAAGGACTAAAGAATGGTATGTTGGTTTCTTGCGTGGAAAGGTTGGTTTGGTGCATTGCAAAAATGTGAAGGTGATTTCTAAGGAGCAAGTCATGGACTTTACAGATGTGAAAGTTACAACCAAGATGCTACTTGATCAAGTTACCATTCCTATTAAGAAATTGACGTACATGTATTCATCTGTCCGTGCAATCGTGACAGATAATATTTCCAGTTGGAAGCCATTTGCTGAAGTGGTTGGATACAGTGATCTCCCACTGGATAAAATCACCAGATCTCCAGCTGAGAGTGAATCGGAAAGAGTTGCATGTATACTGGAGAAACTAAAAGAAGATTGCCATGCTACCGGTAACAAGATAAAGAGAAAATTTCTTCATGAAATTATTGTG GGACTGCTGAAGCTGGATTGCCAAGGAATAGTGGTTCGAATTGTTCAGGATGTGGTTATGCTCTCAACCGCCGTGGAGCTCAGCGTTCGTTGGAGAGAGCTGGCAGAAAAACTCGCCAAACTACCAAAGCAGCAAATAGATGCATACGAAGCACCTCACAGAACCAGAAGTGGAGAAATTGGTCATGAG ATTATGTGGAAACCTGCATATGACTTTCTTTACACGTGGAGCATCCAATTTGGAGATGGATACCGGGATGTACTACAAGAACTGCAAAATGCACTGGATAAAATGAAAAATCCAATTACACGGCATTGGAGACATCTAACTGGGGTGCTTATTTTGGTGAACTGTATGGACATATTAAGGGCTGCAGCATTTCCAAGAAATGAAGAGGAATGA